From Desulfovibrio sp., the proteins below share one genomic window:
- a CDS encoding peptidylprolyl isomerase encodes MKFFRSGVMFRALALSLCLMAAPLMAVGLGFSSAHAATPDPAVKLETNYGDIIVRLDARKAPISTANFVQYVKSGFYDGTVFHRVIKSFMIQGGGFTPDLKQKETRAAIRNEADNGLKNKKYTIAMARTGEPHSATAQFFINTKDNDFLDFKSQTPQGWGYAVFGKVIKGQEVVDKIAAVTTGKKGYYDDVPMENVIIKKAVIVE; translated from the coding sequence ATGAAATTTTTCCGTTCCGGCGTCATGTTTCGCGCCCTTGCCCTGTCTCTCTGTCTGATGGCGGCCCCGCTCATGGCCGTGGGGCTCGGGTTTTCTTCCGCTCATGCCGCCACTCCCGATCCGGCTGTGAAGCTTGAGACCAACTATGGCGACATCATCGTGCGCCTGGACGCCCGTAAAGCCCCCATCAGCACCGCCAACTTTGTGCAGTACGTCAAATCTGGTTTTTACGACGGCACTGTTTTTCACCGTGTCATCAAGAGTTTTATGATTCAGGGCGGCGGGTTCACGCCTGACCTGAAGCAGAAAGAAACCCGCGCCGCCATCCGCAACGAAGCGGACAACGGCCTCAAAAATAAAAAGTACACCATTGCCATGGCCCGCACCGGCGAGCCGCATTCGGCCACCGCCCAGTTCTTCATCAATACCAAGGACAATGACTTTCTGGACTTCAAGAGCCAGACGCCCCAGGGTTGGGGCTATGCGGTCTTTGGCAAGGTGATCAAGGGTCAGGAAGTGGTGGACAAGATCGCCGCTGTCACCACTGGCAAAAAGGGCTATTATGACGACGTGCCTATGGAAAATGTCATCATCAAGAAGGCCGTGATTGTAGAGTAG